In Pseudomonas lalkuanensis, the following are encoded in one genomic region:
- a CDS encoding sterol desaturase family protein has protein sequence MPWYFEALISIPAGLLLGNFTEWWFHRIVLHGMGRKRGTFWSFHFHEHHRNARQHNFYDPCYRRPPLGWHAQGKEAWALVAASVLVAPLILWAPWLCLTLWYCAGNYYLTHKKAHDHPDWARKNLPWHYDHHMGPNPQANWCVTRPWFDWVFGTREHFVGREREAGAAS, from the coding sequence ATGCCCTGGTACTTCGAAGCGCTGATCAGCATCCCCGCCGGCCTGCTGCTCGGCAATTTCACCGAATGGTGGTTCCACCGCATCGTGCTGCACGGCATGGGCCGCAAACGCGGGACTTTCTGGAGCTTCCATTTCCACGAACACCACCGCAACGCCCGCCAGCACAACTTCTACGACCCCTGCTACCGCCGCCCTCCCCTGGGCTGGCACGCCCAGGGCAAGGAAGCCTGGGCGCTGGTGGCCGCCAGCGTGCTGGTGGCACCGCTGATCCTCTGGGCGCCCTGGCTGTGCCTGACATTGTGGTACTGCGCCGGCAACTACTACCTCACCCACAAGAAGGCCCACGACCATCCCGACTGGGCACGCAAGAACCTGCCCTGGCACTACGACCACCACATGGGCCCCAACCCGCAGGCCAACTGGTGCGTGACCAGGCCCTGGTTCGACTGGGTGTTCGGCACGCGGGAGCATTTCGTGGGGAGGGAGCGGGAGGCGGGGGCGGCTTCTTGA
- a CDS encoding MFS transporter, with protein MPAATTTSRIPRTVWALGFVSLFMDLSSELVHGLLPLYLVGSLGASMLAVGLIEGLAEATALVVKVFSGAISDYLGKRKGLLLFGYGLAALTKPLFPLAGSADQVLLARLLDRVGKGIRGAPRDALVADVAPPEIRGACFGLRQAMDTVGAFLGPLLAILLMTLLDGDIRLVLWFAVLPALVSVACILVGVKEPEASRPSRQLRSPLRFRAWRSFPAAYWWVVSLGALFSLARFSEAFLVLRAQDAGFSTTWIPLVMVVMAGFYMLSAYPAGKLSDRVSPTGLLAFSLVLLIVADLLLARADSPALLLAGVALWGLHMGFSQGILAALVAETTPTDLKGSAFGLFNLASGAALLVASVLAGWLWQSLGAASTFLAGAVFCVATLLLLALRRR; from the coding sequence ATGCCCGCTGCCACAACCACCTCCCGCATCCCGCGCACGGTCTGGGCGCTGGGTTTCGTCAGCCTGTTCATGGACCTGTCCTCCGAACTGGTGCATGGCCTGCTGCCGCTTTACCTGGTGGGCAGCCTGGGCGCCAGCATGCTGGCCGTGGGGCTGATCGAGGGCCTGGCCGAAGCCACGGCCCTGGTGGTCAAGGTCTTCTCCGGGGCCATCAGCGACTATCTGGGCAAGCGCAAGGGCCTGCTGCTGTTCGGCTACGGCCTGGCGGCGCTGACCAAACCCCTCTTCCCCCTCGCCGGTTCCGCTGACCAGGTGCTGCTCGCCCGCCTGCTGGACCGGGTCGGCAAGGGTATTCGTGGGGCGCCTCGGGATGCCCTGGTGGCCGACGTCGCCCCGCCGGAGATCCGTGGCGCCTGCTTCGGCCTGCGCCAGGCCATGGATACCGTCGGCGCCTTCCTCGGGCCGCTGCTGGCGATCCTGCTGATGACGCTGCTGGACGGCGATATCCGCCTGGTGCTCTGGTTCGCCGTGCTGCCGGCCCTGGTGTCCGTGGCCTGCATCCTGGTCGGGGTGAAGGAGCCCGAGGCTTCCCGGCCTTCCCGACAGCTGCGTTCGCCGCTCCGCTTCCGCGCCTGGCGCAGCTTCCCCGCAGCCTACTGGTGGGTGGTGAGCCTCGGCGCCCTGTTCAGCCTGGCCCGTTTCAGCGAAGCCTTCCTGGTGCTGCGGGCGCAGGACGCCGGCTTTTCCACCACCTGGATCCCCTTGGTGATGGTGGTGATGGCGGGCTTCTACATGCTGTCGGCCTATCCGGCCGGCAAACTCTCCGATCGCGTCAGCCCGACGGGGTTGCTGGCGTTTTCCCTGGTGCTGCTGATCGTTGCCGACCTGCTGCTGGCCCGTGCCGACTCCCCCGCCCTGCTGCTGGCCGGCGTCGCCCTCTGGGGCCTGCACATGGGCTTCAGCCAGGGCATCCTCGCGGCGCTGGTGGCCGAGACCACCCCGACAGACCTCAAGGGCAGCGCATTCGGCCTGTTCAACCTGGCCAGCGGCGCCGCGCTGCTGGTGGCCAGCGTGCTGGCAGGCTGGCTGTGGCAGAGCCTGGGCGCAGCCAGCACCTTCCTTGCCGGTGCCGTCTTCTGCGTGGCGACGCTCCTGCTGCTGGCCCTGCGTCGACGCTAA